A window of the Sus scrofa isolate TJ Tabasco breed Duroc unplaced genomic scaffold, Sscrofa11.1 Contig1489, whole genome shotgun sequence genome harbors these coding sequences:
- the LOC100515266 gene encoding olfactory receptor 4F3/4F16/4F29-like: MDGANHSVVSEFVFLGLTNSWEIQLLLFVFTSMFYIASMMGNSLIMLTVTSDPHLHSPMYFLLANLYFIDLGVSSVTSPKMIYDLFRKRKVTSFGACIAEIFFIHIIGGVEMVLLTAMAFDRYVAICKPLHYLTIMSPRLCISFLVAAWVTSLIHSMVQLAFVVNLPFCGPNVLDSFYCDLPRFIKLACIDTDQLESMVTANSGLSSIASFIILIISYIVIILTVQKHSSAGSSKVLSTLSAHIAVVVLAFGPLIFV; this comes from the coding sequence ATGGATGGAGCAAATCATTCTGTGGTGTCAGAGTTTGTGTTCCTGGGACTCACCAACTCCTGGGAAATACAACTTCTCCTCTTTGTGTTCACCTCCATGTTTTACATCGCAAGCATGATGGGAAACTCCCTCATTATGCTCACTGTGACTTCTGACCCTCACTTACACTCCCCCATGTACTTTCTGTTAGCCAACCTCTACTTCATTGACCTAGGAGTTTCTTCTGTCACTTCTCCCAAGATGATTTATGACCTTTTTAGGAAACGTAAAGTCACCTCCTTCGGTGCCTGCATTGCTGAAATCTTCTTCATCCACATCATTGGTGGTGTGGAGATGGTGCTACTTACAGCCATGGCCTTTGACAGATATGTTGCCATTTGTAAACCTCTCCATTATCTGACCATCATGAGCCCAAGATTATGTATCTCCTTTTTAGTGGCTGCCTGGGTGACTAGCCTTATCCACTCCATGGTTCAGCTGGCTTTTGTGGTAAACTTACCCTTCTGTGGGCCTAATGTGTTGGACAGCTTTTACTGTGACCTTCCTCGGTTCATCAAACTTGCTTGTATAGACACAGATCAACTAGAGTCCATGGTCACAGCCAACAGTGGACTCAGCTCTATTGCCTCCTTCATCATTCTGATCATTTCCTATATTGTCATCATTCTCACTGTTCAGAAACACTCTTCAGCAGGTTCATCTAAGGTTCTGTCCACACTGTCAGCTCACATTGCTGTGGTAGTCTTGGCCTTTGGTCCTTTGATATTTGTCTAA
- the LOC100155559 gene encoding olfactory receptor 4F21-like, whose product MDGANHSVVSEFVFLGLTNSWEVQLLRFVFISTFYIASMMGNSVIMLTVTSDPHLHSPMYFLLANLSFLDLGVYSATSPKMIYDLFRKHKVISFSGCIAQIFFINVIGGVEGVMLITMAFDRYVAICKPLHYLTIMSPRMCISFLVAAWMTGLIHSTVQLAFVVNLPFRGPNVLDSFYCDLPRLIKLACTDTYQLESMVTANSGFISVGSFIILIISYIVLILTVQKHSSAGSSKALSTLSAHIAVVVLAFGPFIFVYTWPSASIPLDKFLAIFDSVLTPFLNPVIYTFRNQEMKVAMRRVCRQLVSYRKIS is encoded by the coding sequence ATGGATGGAGCAAATCATTCTGTGGTGTCAGAGTTTGTGTTCCTGGGACTTACCAACTCCTGGGAAGTACAACTTCTCCGCTTTGTGTTCATCTCCACATTTTACATAGCAAGCATGATGGGAAACTCCGTCATTATGCTCACTGTGACTTCTGACCCTCACTTACACTCCCCCATGTACTTTCTGTTAGCCAACCTCTCCTTCCTTGACCTAGGAGTTTATTCTGCCACTTCCCCCAAGATGATTTATGACCTTTTCAGGAAACATAAAGTCATCTCCTTCAGTGGCTGCATTGCTCAAATCTTCTTCATCAATGTCATTGGTGGTGTGGAGGGAGTGATGCTTATCACCATGGCCTTTGACAGATATGTTGCCATATGTAAACCTCTCCATTATCTGACCATCATGAGCCCAAGAATGTGTATCTCCTTTCTAGTGGCTGCCTGGATGACTGGCCTTATCCACTCCACGGTTCAATTGGCTTTTGTGGTAAACTTACCCTTCCGTGGGCCTAATGTGTTGGACAGCTTTTACTGTGACCTTCCCCGGCTCATCAAACTTGCCTGCACAGACACTTACCAACTAGAGTCCATGGTCACGGCCAATAGTGGGTTCATCTCTGTTGGCTCCTTCATCATTCTGATCATTTCCTATATTGTCCTCATTCTCACTGTACAGAAACACTCTTCAGCAGGGTCATCTAAGGCTCTGTCCACACTGTCAGCTCACATTGCTGTGGTAGTCTTGGCCTTTGGTCCTTTTATATTTGTCTATACATGGCCATCCGCCTCCATACCCCTGGATAAGTTTCTGGCCATCTTTGATTCAGTTCTCACTCCTTTCTTGAATCCTGTCATTTATACATTCAGAAATCAAGAAATGAAGGTGGCAATGAGAAGAGTATGCAGACAGCTAGTGAGTTACAGAAAGATCTCTTGA